Proteins encoded by one window of Salvia splendens isolate huo1 chromosome 7, SspV2, whole genome shotgun sequence:
- the LOC121742409 gene encoding eukaryotic translation initiation factor 3 subunit J-A-like isoform X2: protein MEDWDEPVPDLLSKKELLKSNWDDEDLDEDGIKDSWEDEEEPVKPLPPPEKAVKKTAAKPEEKKVKAVEAIQEVPLDPLEEKLRQQRLVEEADFKATTELFSKKGDEKTLDNFIPNSESDFLEYAELISHKLRPYEKSYHYIGLLKSVMRLSLTSLKGADAKEVASSITAIANEKIKAEKEANASKKKTVGKKKQLHVGKQEDDAVVVDGYDGYDDYDFM from the exons ATGGAGGATTGGG ATGAGCCTGTTCCAGATCTCTTAAGCAAAAAGGAGCTGCTGAAGAGCAATTGGGATGATGAGGATTTGGATGAAGATGGTATCAAGGATTCTTGGGAAGATGAAGAGGAGCCTGTGAAG CCGCTGCCACCTCCTGAAAAGGCTGTTAAAAAGACTGCAGCAAAACCAGAAGAAAAGAAGGTGAAAGCTGTTGAAGCCATACAAGAGGTGCCTTTAGATCCTTTAGAAGAAAAGCTTCGGCAGCAGAG GCTTGTTGAGGAAGCTGATTTTAAGGCTACTACCGAATTGTTTTCCAAGAAGGGTGATGAAAAGACTCTGGATAATTTTATTCCAAACAGCGAGAGTGACTTTTTGGAATATGCAGAACTGATCTCTCATAAACTTCGTCCATATGAG AAAAGCTATCACTATATTGGTCTGCTCAAGTCCGTTATGAGGTTATCATTGACTTCATTGAAAGGAGCAGACGCCAAAGAAGTTGCCTCATCCATTACTGCAATTGCAAACGAAAAGATAAAAGCTGAAAAAGAAGCCAATGCAAGCAAAAAGAAGACAG TTGGAAAGAAGAAACAATTGCATGTTGGCAAACAAGAAGATGATGCAGTGGTGGTTGATGGTTATGATGGTTATGATGACTATGATTTTATGTGA
- the LOC121742473 gene encoding eukaryotic translation initiation factor 3 subunit J-A-like, protein MEDWEDEPVPDLLSKKELLKSNWDDEDLDEDGIKDSWEDEEEPAKPLPPPEKAVKKTAAKPEEKKVKAVEAIQEVPLDPLEEKLRQQRLVEEADFKATTELFSKKGDEKTLDNFIPNSESDFLEYAELISHKLRPYEKSYHYIGLLKSVMRLSLTSLKGADAKEVASSITAIANEKIKAEKEANASKKKTVGKKKQLHVGKQEDDAVVVDGYDGYDDYDFM, encoded by the exons ATGGAAGATTGGG AAGATGAGCCTGTTCCAGATCTCCTAAGCAAAAAGGAGCTTCTGAAGAGCAATTGGGATGATGAGGATTTGGATGAAGATGGTATCAAGGATTCTTGGGAAGATGAAGAGGAGCCTGCGAAG CCGCTTCCACCTCCTGAAAAGGCTGTTAAAAAGACTGCAGCAAAACCAGAAGAAAAGAAGGTGAAAGCTGTTGAAGCCATACAAGAGGTGCCTTTAGATCCTTTAGAAGAAAAGCTTCGGCAGCAGAG GCTTGTTGAGGAAGCTGATTTTAAGGCTACTACCGAATTGTTTTCCAAGAAGGGTGATGAAAAGACTCTGGATAATTTTATTCCAAACAGCGAGAGTGACTTTTTGGAATATGCAGAACTGATCTCTCATAAACTTCGTCCATATGAG AAAAGCTATCACTATATTGGTCTGCTCAAGTCCGTTATGAGGTTATCATTGACTTCATTGAAAGGAGCAGACGCCAAAGAAGTTGCCTCATCCATTACTGCAATTGCAAACGAAAAGATAAAAGCTGAAAAAGAAGCCAATGCAAGCAAAAAGAAGACAG TTGGAAAGAAGAAACAATTGCATGTTGGCAAACAAGAAGATGATGCAGTGGTGGTTGATGGTTATGATGGTTATGATGACTATGATTTTATGTGA
- the LOC121742409 gene encoding eukaryotic translation initiation factor 3 subunit J-A-like isoform X1, giving the protein MEDWEDEPVPDLLSKKELLKSNWDDEDLDEDGIKDSWEDEEEPVKPLPPPEKAVKKTAAKPEEKKVKAVEAIQEVPLDPLEEKLRQQRLVEEADFKATTELFSKKGDEKTLDNFIPNSESDFLEYAELISHKLRPYEKSYHYIGLLKSVMRLSLTSLKGADAKEVASSITAIANEKIKAEKEANASKKKTVGKKKQLHVGKQEDDAVVVDGYDGYDDYDFM; this is encoded by the exons ATGGAGGATTGGG AAGATGAGCCTGTTCCAGATCTCTTAAGCAAAAAGGAGCTGCTGAAGAGCAATTGGGATGATGAGGATTTGGATGAAGATGGTATCAAGGATTCTTGGGAAGATGAAGAGGAGCCTGTGAAG CCGCTGCCACCTCCTGAAAAGGCTGTTAAAAAGACTGCAGCAAAACCAGAAGAAAAGAAGGTGAAAGCTGTTGAAGCCATACAAGAGGTGCCTTTAGATCCTTTAGAAGAAAAGCTTCGGCAGCAGAG GCTTGTTGAGGAAGCTGATTTTAAGGCTACTACCGAATTGTTTTCCAAGAAGGGTGATGAAAAGACTCTGGATAATTTTATTCCAAACAGCGAGAGTGACTTTTTGGAATATGCAGAACTGATCTCTCATAAACTTCGTCCATATGAG AAAAGCTATCACTATATTGGTCTGCTCAAGTCCGTTATGAGGTTATCATTGACTTCATTGAAAGGAGCAGACGCCAAAGAAGTTGCCTCATCCATTACTGCAATTGCAAACGAAAAGATAAAAGCTGAAAAAGAAGCCAATGCAAGCAAAAAGAAGACAG TTGGAAAGAAGAAACAATTGCATGTTGGCAAACAAGAAGATGATGCAGTGGTGGTTGATGGTTATGATGGTTATGATGACTATGATTTTATGTGA
- the LOC121810729 gene encoding uncharacterized protein LOC121810729 encodes MINGAPKHSVRHYREQLSLLQNSQFIWMSYVDRQLPDSCIDMNNSWRSVTYMVCWAIVEAHEPERVVRQFGGTSFIPELRDWGFNETHFKTNRRGKAKTNWVVQNKAYIQHWERRSEFVTNDYMEPLADHVQVMRTRQYMEWYFKITITYITQPGRLPELGMNTVASSSTLQAETLARVFHMSRGFDPTDAVGLLHEINSLALNCLTECGESERTVIPSTQRTDVDMSRGFIRRARGIGQRGIRTGGHGYSRHFRMSQDMPGSSQAANEENFNSDDNIDLDALIDNFAGEPEMQNPPVPDPSSWFPTWSDAPQSSWVTPLDRVGLPWNPTTQDLFFSDVHIVHSPTNDDDDDAADDDDDDDDDDDDDDDDDADVAPRSSAYIERPTRREYIDPHRSSVQLDRPSSSSHTSRPDKERSRPSLSQTILGMFPRRRSSRDNRGKGPSKYTPSSFN; translated from the exons ATGATAAACGGAGCCCCTAAACATTCTGTTCGACATTATCGTGAACAGTTGTCATTACTCCAAAATAGCCAG tttatttggatgtCCTACGTGGACCGTCAATTACCAGACTCCTGCATCGATATGAACAACAGTTGGAGATCTGTGACGTACATGGTTTGTTGGGCTATTGTCGAAGCACATGAGCCTGAGCGCGTGGTTAGACAATTTGGCGGCACGTCCTTCATCCCGGAATTGCGTGATTGGGGTTTCAATGAAACTCACTTCAAAACCAATCGTCGTGGAAAGGCTAAGACGAACTGGGTTGTGCAGAACAAGGCCTACATCCAACATTGGGAGAGGAGGTCGGAGTTCGTTACTAATGATTACATGGAGCCTCTCGCAGACCACGTGCAGGTGATGAGAACTCGACAATACATGGAGTGGTATTTTAAAATTACCATAACATATATCACGCAGCCGGGTAGGCTTCCAGAATTAGGGATGAACACTGTTGCATCATCATCTACACTCCAA GCGGAGACATTGGCACGTGTATTTCATATGTCGCGCGGTTTTGACCCAACAGACGCCGTAGGATTGTTGCATGAGATTAACAGTCTTGCTCTTAACTGCCTCACCGAGTGCGGTGAGAGTGAACGCACGGTCATACCTTCCACACAGCGCACTGATGTGGATATGTCCCGGGGGTTTATCCGAAGAGCTCGCGGTATTGGTCAGAGAGGTATCCGAACAGGCGGGCATGGTTATTCACGGCATTTCAGAATGTCCCAAGACATGCCAGGGTCATCACAAGCAgcaaatgaagaaaattttaattcagATGACAACATAGATTTGGATGCACTCATCGACAATTTTGCTGGTGAGCCCGAAATGCAAAATCCACCAGTACCAGATCCCTCTAGTTGGTTTCCTACTTGGTCAGACGCGCCACAGTCTAGTTGGGTGACTCCATTAGATAGAGTTGGGCTACCATGGAATCCTACTACACAGGATTTATTCTTTTCGGATGTCCATATCGTGCACTCTCCGacaaatgatgatgatgatgatgctgctgatgatgacgatgatgatgatgatgatgatgatgatgatgatgatgatgatgctgatgttgCTCCTAGGAGTAGTGCCTACATAGAGCGCCCCACGAGGAGAGAGTATATTGACCCTCATAGGAGTAGTGTTCAACTTGATCGGCCTAGTAGCAGTTCACATACATCCCGTCCCGATAAGGAACGCTCCAGACCAAGTTTGTCTCAGACAATTTTGGGTATGTTCCCACGTAGAAGGTCTAGCCGTGACAACAGAGGAAAAGGCCCGAGTAAATATACACCTTCGTCATTTAATTAG